The proteins below come from a single Micromonospora citrea genomic window:
- a CDS encoding DUF3097 domain-containing protein translates to MGRRYADDVLAGDWRRRKVTPEVDAEPDLVVEDADSGFCGAVVGFESGAVVLEDRHGRRRNFPLLPAAFLLDGQPVTLRRPARAPVPAARRRTASGSIAVDGVRAQVAKASRIWVEGVHDAALVERIWGDDLRIEGVVVEPLDGVDALDAEVRAFAPGPGRRLGVLVDHLVPGSKESRIVAKVTSPHVLVTGHPYVDVWQAVKPSALGIRAWPVVPPGQPWKEGVCAALGVAEPADMWRHILSRVDSFADVETPLINAMERLIDFVTEPA, encoded by the coding sequence ATGGGGCGGCGGTATGCGGACGACGTGTTGGCGGGGGACTGGCGGCGGCGCAAGGTCACGCCCGAGGTCGACGCGGAACCGGACCTCGTGGTCGAGGACGCCGACTCCGGCTTCTGCGGGGCGGTGGTCGGCTTCGAGTCCGGCGCGGTGGTGCTGGAGGACCGGCACGGCCGGCGGCGCAACTTCCCGCTGCTGCCGGCGGCGTTCCTGCTCGACGGGCAGCCGGTGACGCTGCGCCGACCCGCCCGCGCCCCCGTCCCGGCGGCCCGCCGGCGCACCGCCTCCGGCTCGATCGCCGTGGACGGCGTCCGCGCCCAGGTCGCCAAGGCCAGCCGGATCTGGGTGGAGGGCGTCCACGACGCCGCCCTCGTCGAGCGGATCTGGGGCGACGACCTGCGCATCGAGGGCGTGGTGGTGGAGCCGCTGGACGGCGTCGACGCCCTCGACGCCGAGGTGCGCGCCTTCGCTCCCGGCCCCGGCCGCCGTCTCGGCGTGCTGGTCGACCACCTGGTCCCCGGGTCCAAGGAGAGCCGGATCGTGGCGAAGGTGACCTCACCGCACGTGCTGGTCACCGGTCACCCGTACGTCGACGTGTGGCAGGCGGTCAAGCCGTCGGCGCTGGGCATCCGGGCGTGGCCGGTGGTGCCCCCGGGGCAGCCGTGGAAGGAGGGGGTCTGCGCCGCGCTCGGGGTGGCCGAGCCGGCCGACATGTGGCGGCACATCCTGTCCCGGGTCGACAGCTTCGCCGACGTGGAGACCCCGCTGATCAACGCGATGGAACGCCTGATCGACTTCGTCACCGAGCCCGCCTGA
- the fabG gene encoding beta-ketoacyl-ACP reductase — translation MARTVLVTGGNRGIGLAIAQAFAKQGDRVAVTHRGGGVPGAGAAEPGSGAGGAGHQGGLFGVRCDVTDPDSVDAAFTTVEAELGPVEVLVANAGITDDTLLMRMSEEQFTRVLDTNLTGAFRCAKRASTKMLRARWGRMIFISSVVGLYGGPGQVNYAASKAGLVGVARSITRELGSRNITANVVAPGYVETDMTAALPEDRKTEYRKVIPAGRFAQPDEVAAAVTWLAGDGAGYISGAVIPVDGGLGMGH, via the coding sequence GTGGCCCGTACCGTCCTGGTGACCGGCGGCAACCGGGGGATCGGCCTGGCGATCGCGCAGGCCTTCGCCAAGCAGGGTGACCGGGTGGCGGTGACCCATCGGGGTGGGGGAGTGCCCGGCGCCGGCGCAGCCGAGCCGGGGTCTGGCGCAGGCGGAGCCGGCCATCAGGGCGGCCTGTTCGGGGTGCGCTGCGACGTGACCGACCCGGACTCGGTCGACGCGGCGTTCACCACCGTCGAGGCCGAGCTGGGGCCGGTCGAGGTGCTGGTCGCCAACGCCGGCATCACCGACGACACGCTGCTGATGCGGATGTCCGAGGAGCAGTTCACCCGGGTGCTGGACACCAACCTGACCGGCGCGTTCCGGTGCGCCAAGCGGGCCTCGACGAAGATGCTCCGGGCCAGGTGGGGCCGCATGATCTTCATCTCCTCGGTGGTCGGCCTCTACGGCGGCCCCGGCCAGGTCAACTACGCGGCGAGCAAGGCCGGCCTGGTGGGCGTGGCCCGCTCGATCACCCGCGAGCTGGGCAGCCGCAACATCACCGCCAACGTGGTGGCGCCCGGCTACGTCGAGACCGACATGACCGCCGCGCTGCCCGAGGACCGCAAGACCGAGTACCGCAAGGTCATCCCCGCCGGCCGCTTCGCGCAGCCGGACGAGGTCGCGGCGGCGGTCACCTGGTTGGCCGGGGACGGCGCGGGCTACATCTCCGGCGCCGTCATCCCCGTCGACGGCGGCCTCGGCATGGGCCACTGA
- a CDS encoding SPFH domain-containing protein: MELVIPVLLIAVALIGVITLAKAVRIVPQQRQDVVERLGRYKRTLNPGLNLLVPFIDAVRTKVDMREQVVSFPPQPVITSDNLVVSIDTVLYFKVVDSVRATYEISNFLQAIEQLTVTTLRNVIGSLDLERALTSREEINRHLSGVLDETTGRWGIKVTRVEIKAIEPPPSIRDSMEKQMRAERDRRAAILNAEGHKQSQILTAEGEKQAAVLRADGDRQARILQAEGQAKAIRTVFDAIHQANPSQKVLAYQYLQALPQIANGTANKVWIVPAELTKALEGMGGALGGLSQMVGDTPAPEAADHASQVEREAAEAAQAAAAAAQQIHDEVRVAEAQASGGKPQGLPAPEPVSPASLLNDPADQRERG; encoded by the coding sequence ATGGAACTCGTGATCCCGGTCCTCCTGATAGCCGTCGCGCTGATCGGGGTGATCACCCTGGCCAAGGCGGTGCGGATCGTGCCGCAGCAGCGTCAGGACGTGGTCGAGCGGCTGGGTCGGTACAAGCGCACGCTCAACCCGGGGCTGAACCTCCTGGTCCCCTTCATCGACGCGGTGCGCACCAAGGTCGACATGCGCGAGCAGGTGGTCAGCTTCCCGCCGCAGCCGGTGATCACCTCCGACAACCTGGTGGTCTCGATCGACACGGTCCTCTACTTCAAGGTGGTCGACTCGGTCCGGGCCACGTACGAGATCTCCAACTTCCTCCAGGCCATCGAGCAGCTCACCGTCACCACGCTGCGCAACGTCATCGGTTCTCTCGACCTGGAGCGGGCGCTGACCAGCCGCGAGGAGATCAACCGGCACCTGTCCGGGGTGCTGGACGAGACGACCGGCCGCTGGGGCATCAAGGTCACCCGGGTGGAGATCAAGGCGATCGAGCCGCCGCCGAGCATCCGCGACTCGATGGAGAAGCAGATGCGCGCCGAGCGGGACCGCCGCGCGGCCATCCTCAACGCCGAGGGGCACAAGCAGTCGCAGATCCTCACCGCCGAGGGCGAGAAGCAGGCCGCGGTGCTGCGCGCCGACGGTGACCGGCAGGCGCGGATCCTGCAGGCCGAGGGCCAGGCCAAGGCGATCCGGACGGTGTTCGACGCCATCCACCAGGCCAACCCGAGCCAGAAGGTGCTGGCCTACCAGTACCTCCAGGCCCTGCCGCAGATCGCCAACGGCACCGCGAACAAGGTCTGGATCGTGCCGGCCGAGCTGACCAAGGCCCTCGAGGGGATGGGCGGCGCGCTCGGCGGGCTGAGCCAGATGGTGGGTGACACCCCGGCGCCCGAGGCCGCCGACCACGCGAGCCAGGTCGAGCGCGAGGCGGCGGAGGCCGCGCAGGCCGCGGCGGCCGCCGCCCAGCAGATCCACGACGAGGTACGCGTCGCCGAGGCGCAGGCCTCCGGCGGCAAGCCGCAGGGACTGCCGGCGCCGGAGCCGGTCTCCCCGGCGAGCCTGCTCAACGACCCGGCCGACCAGCGCGAGCGGGGCTGA
- a CDS encoding alpha/beta hydrolase produces the protein MRSGDVLKVVLAALLGAGVVLPARPAPVAAAGFVERYPATTAAMRAAGAPYADWAERGRRFLAFDPRGDGLAVEVLGDLAGADAIAVLVPGVGCTLRDFDRGLGGVARRAPAVQAAGLHAALRSTDPGARVAVLAWLGYDPPDGVLAAAGAGAARRGAAALSELLAELAARRPRARVTLIGHSYGALVVGLAATGAPAQVTDVVALGGVGVGTDRADRFGGVRFWAAEAETDWIRRVPQLRLPGLGHGIRPADPAFGARPLPVAGVTGHDSYLSPGAATVGAVASVVLTGGAGTGGAAR, from the coding sequence ATGCGGAGCGGGGATGTCCTTAAGGTCGTGCTCGCCGCGCTGCTCGGCGCCGGGGTGGTGCTGCCGGCCCGGCCGGCCCCGGTTGCCGCGGCGGGTTTCGTCGAGCGGTACCCGGCGACGACGGCGGCGATGCGGGCCGCCGGCGCGCCGTACGCCGACTGGGCCGAGCGCGGCCGGCGGTTCCTGGCCTTCGACCCGCGCGGCGACGGGCTGGCCGTCGAGGTGCTCGGCGACCTGGCCGGCGCGGACGCGATCGCGGTGCTGGTGCCCGGGGTGGGCTGCACGCTGCGCGACTTCGACCGGGGGCTCGGCGGGGTGGCTCGCCGCGCGCCGGCCGTGCAGGCCGCCGGGCTGCACGCCGCGCTGCGGTCGACCGACCCCGGCGCCCGGGTCGCCGTGCTCGCCTGGCTCGGCTACGACCCGCCGGACGGGGTGCTCGCGGCGGCCGGGGCGGGCGCCGCACGGCGGGGCGCCGCCGCCCTGTCCGAGCTGCTGGCCGAGCTGGCCGCGCGCCGGCCGCGGGCCCGGGTCACGCTGATCGGGCACAGCTACGGCGCGCTGGTGGTCGGGCTGGCCGCGACGGGGGCGCCGGCGCAGGTCACCGACGTGGTGGCCCTCGGCGGGGTCGGCGTCGGCACGGACCGGGCGGACCGGTTCGGCGGCGTGCGGTTCTGGGCGGCGGAGGCGGAGACGGACTGGATCCGCCGCGTGCCCCAGCTGCGGCTGCCCGGGCTCGGGCACGGGATCCGGCCGGCCGACCCGGCCTTCGGCGCCCGGCCGCTGCCGGTGGCCGGGGTGACCGGGCACGACAGTTACCTCAGCCCGGGCGCGGCGACCGTCGGCGCAGTCGCGTCGGTGGTGCTCACCGGCGGGGCGGGCACGGGCGGGGCGGCCCGGTGA
- a CDS encoding NfeD family protein — protein MDAVLWIVLGVVLAVAEIFTTTLFLIMFAAGAFAAAGAAALGAPVGVQAIVFAAVSALTVLGVRPTLRRHRRSALDSGEQAFGVEAIEGSAALVLERVDAGQGMVKIDGELWQARSYDASQVFAPGDRVQVIQVRGATALVWRDDVSPSGELPEAKR, from the coding sequence GTGGACGCCGTGCTGTGGATCGTGCTGGGCGTCGTGCTGGCGGTCGCCGAGATCTTCACCACGACGCTGTTCCTGATCATGTTCGCGGCCGGGGCCTTCGCCGCCGCCGGCGCCGCGGCCCTCGGCGCGCCGGTCGGCGTGCAGGCGATCGTCTTCGCCGCGGTGTCGGCGCTGACGGTGCTGGGCGTGCGGCCGACGCTGCGCCGGCACCGGCGCTCGGCGCTGGACAGCGGCGAGCAGGCCTTCGGCGTGGAGGCGATCGAGGGCAGCGCGGCGTTGGTGCTGGAGCGGGTCGACGCCGGGCAGGGCATGGTCAAGATCGACGGTGAGCTGTGGCAGGCCCGCTCCTACGACGCGAGCCAGGTCTTCGCCCCGGGCGACCGGGTGCAGGTGATCCAGGTGCGGGGCGCCACCGCCCTGGTGTGGCGGGACGACGTTTCCCCTTCCGGCGAGCTACCCGAAGCGAAAAGGTGA
- a CDS encoding acyltransferase family protein: MSRDRAVDALRAYAVGGVVLGHWLVTGLVLAPDGTLSQASPLTAMPSLAPASWLLQTLGLFFFAAGYASARSAARRRGGPAWLARRLRRLVLPAVALLGTGAAVLLAATALGTPDATLSVALTLTVSPLWFLLPLLVLVALTAPLRAAVRRWGPLRCAAPAVAVVAAVDLAGRLLPQVPGRLPVAVLAAWAVPYLLGLAHADGRLAGRRAALGLAGAGAAGLAGLVALGYPVSAVGVPGAQVSNLHPPSLLAVALAVTQVGVGLAARPALARLSRRPWAGRAVGLVNRHAVRVYLWHQPVLVGVAVLAGRTGVALPGLHTAPDGPGWLVARLCWLPVLAAVLVVLIRGRTTGAAAAARPAGRPPADGIARPVG; encoded by the coding sequence GTGAGCCGGGACCGCGCGGTCGACGCGCTGCGGGCGTACGCGGTGGGCGGAGTGGTGCTCGGGCACTGGCTGGTCACCGGCCTGGTGCTCGCCCCGGACGGCACGCTGTCCCAGGCCAGCCCGCTGACCGCGATGCCGTCGCTGGCGCCGGCCAGTTGGCTGTTGCAGACCCTCGGGCTGTTCTTCTTCGCCGCCGGGTACGCCTCGGCCCGCTCGGCCGCCCGCCGGCGCGGCGGGCCGGCCTGGCTCGCCCGCCGCCTGCGGCGGCTGGTGCTGCCCGCCGTGGCGTTGCTCGGCACCGGGGCGGCGGTGCTGCTGGCCGCCACCGCGCTGGGCACCCCCGACGCCACCCTGTCCGTGGCGCTGACGCTGACGGTCAGTCCGCTGTGGTTCCTGCTCCCGCTGCTGGTCCTGGTGGCGCTGACCGCCCCGCTGCGCGCCGCCGTACGCCGATGGGGTCCGCTGCGCTGTGCCGCCCCGGCGGTGGCCGTGGTGGCGGCGGTCGACCTGGCCGGCCGGCTGCTCCCGCAGGTCCCCGGGCGGCTGCCGGTCGCCGTGCTGGCCGCGTGGGCGGTGCCCTACCTGCTGGGGCTGGCGCACGCCGACGGCCGGCTCGCCGGTCGACGGGCCGCGCTGGGGCTGGCCGGCGCGGGGGCCGCCGGGCTGGCCGGCCTGGTCGCGCTCGGCTACCCGGTCAGCGCGGTCGGGGTGCCCGGCGCGCAGGTGTCCAACCTGCACCCGCCGTCGCTGCTGGCGGTCGCCCTGGCGGTGACCCAGGTCGGGGTGGGTCTGGCGGCCCGGCCGGCGCTGGCCCGGCTGTCCAGGCGGCCGTGGGCCGGGCGGGCGGTGGGCCTGGTCAACCGCCACGCGGTGCGCGTCTACCTCTGGCACCAGCCGGTGCTGGTCGGGGTTGCGGTGCTGGCGGGCCGCACCGGCGTCGCCCTGCCCGGGCTGCACACGGCGCCGGACGGCCCCGGCTGGCTGGTGGCCCGGCTCTGCTGGTTGCCGGTGCTGGCCGCCGTGCTGGTGGTGCTGATCCGTGGGCGGACGACCGGCGCTGCGGCGGCCGCGCGGCCGGCCGGGCGTCCACCGGCGGACGGGATCGCCCGCCCGGTCGGCTGA
- a CDS encoding serine hydrolase domain-containing protein has translation MPLLPTTARQVDALVAEAQSAGRTPSLVIGVVRDGALTHLATAGEHPRPDADLQYRIGSISKTMTAVLVMQERDAGRLTLDDALGEHLPGTPVGALTLRQLLGHASGLQREPEGAWWERAEGPDLATLLAGVTAEKIAYPAHRAYHYSNLAYGLLGGVLERITGTPWADLLRERLLEPLGMRRTTYAATEPFARGYVVHPWHDTLREEPRTDTGAMAPAGQLWSTAEDLARWAAFLADPAPEVLAARTLTEMCAPVVISDLDSWTGGHGLGLELYRDGERVYVGHGGSMPGYVAALAVHRPSRTGVIGFANSYGFRTGGIGGLAQRALTTVLDAEPALPRPWRPATGAPPAEVAEISGRWWWMGASLDVTWDPGAGELVVYVRGERVSAFAPEGPDRWRGRSGPENGEILSVLRDEAGRVAALDIATFVFTRTPDQEP, from the coding sequence GTGCCCCTGCTGCCCACCACCGCCCGCCAGGTCGACGCCCTCGTCGCGGAGGCGCAGTCCGCCGGCCGTACGCCGTCGCTGGTGATCGGCGTGGTACGCGACGGCGCGCTTACCCACCTCGCCACCGCCGGCGAACACCCGCGCCCCGACGCCGACCTGCAGTACCGGATCGGCTCGATCAGCAAGACGATGACCGCCGTGCTGGTCATGCAGGAGCGCGACGCCGGCCGGCTGACCCTCGACGACGCGCTGGGCGAGCACCTGCCCGGCACCCCCGTCGGCGCCCTCACGCTGCGGCAGTTGCTCGGCCACGCGAGCGGGTTGCAGCGCGAGCCGGAGGGGGCCTGGTGGGAGCGCGCCGAGGGCCCGGACCTGGCCACGCTGCTGGCCGGGGTGACCGCCGAGAAGATCGCCTATCCCGCCCACCGGGCCTACCACTACTCCAACCTGGCGTACGGGCTGCTGGGTGGGGTGCTGGAGCGGATCACCGGCACGCCCTGGGCCGACCTGCTGCGCGAGCGCCTCCTGGAGCCGCTCGGCATGCGCCGCACGACGTACGCGGCGACGGAGCCGTTCGCCCGCGGCTACGTGGTGCACCCCTGGCACGACACCCTGCGGGAGGAGCCGCGCACCGACACCGGGGCGATGGCGCCGGCCGGGCAGCTCTGGTCGACCGCCGAGGACCTGGCCAGGTGGGCGGCGTTCCTGGCCGACCCGGCGCCGGAGGTGCTGGCGGCGCGGACGCTGACCGAGATGTGCGCCCCGGTGGTGATCAGCGACCTCGACTCGTGGACCGGCGGGCACGGCCTGGGCCTGGAGCTCTACCGCGACGGCGAGCGGGTGTACGTCGGGCACGGCGGCTCGATGCCCGGCTACGTGGCCGCCCTGGCCGTGCACCGCCCCTCCCGCACCGGCGTGATCGGCTTCGCCAACTCGTACGGCTTCCGCACCGGCGGCATCGGCGGGCTCGCGCAGCGGGCCCTCACCACCGTGCTGGACGCCGAGCCGGCCCTGCCTCGCCCGTGGCGGCCCGCCACGGGCGCCCCGCCCGCGGAGGTCGCGGAGATCAGCGGCCGCTGGTGGTGGATGGGCGCCTCGCTCGACGTCACCTGGGACCCGGGCGCGGGCGAGCTGGTGGTCTACGTACGCGGGGAGCGGGTGAGCGCGTTCGCCCCGGAGGGGCCCGACCGCTGGCGGGGCCGCTCCGGCCCGGAGAACGGCGAGATCCTGTCGGTGCTGCGCGACGAGGCCGGCCGGGTGGCGGCCCTGGACATCGCCACCTTCGTCTTCACCCGCACCCCCGACCAGGAGCCCTGA
- a CDS encoding HAD-IIA family hydrolase has product MQDRKPVESWLTDMDGVLVHEGQPVPGAPEFVSRLRASGKPFLVLTNNSIYTPRDLTARLSRMGLDVPEQAIWSSALATAQFLADQRPGGTAYVIGEAGLTTALHAVGYVLTDFAPDYVVLGETRTYSFEAITKAVRLINDGARFICTNPDVTGPSVEGALPAAGSVAAMISKATGVEPYFVGKPNPMMMRSALNTINAHSETTAMIGDRMDTDILCGLEAGLETILVLTGISSRAEAERYPYRPSRIVNSVADLVDEV; this is encoded by the coding sequence ATGCAGGACCGCAAGCCGGTGGAGAGCTGGCTGACCGACATGGACGGCGTGCTGGTGCACGAGGGCCAGCCCGTGCCCGGCGCGCCGGAGTTTGTCTCCCGACTGCGCGCCTCGGGCAAGCCGTTCCTGGTGCTGACGAACAACTCGATCTACACGCCACGGGACCTCACGGCCCGGCTGAGCCGGATGGGCCTCGACGTGCCCGAGCAGGCGATCTGGTCCTCCGCGCTGGCCACCGCCCAGTTCCTGGCCGACCAGCGGCCGGGCGGCACCGCGTACGTGATCGGGGAGGCCGGGCTGACCACGGCGCTGCACGCGGTCGGCTACGTGCTGACCGACTTCGCGCCGGACTACGTGGTGCTGGGGGAGACCCGCACCTACAGCTTCGAGGCGATCACCAAGGCGGTCCGGCTGATCAACGACGGAGCGCGGTTCATCTGCACCAACCCCGACGTGACCGGCCCGTCGGTGGAGGGCGCGCTGCCCGCCGCCGGCTCGGTCGCCGCGATGATCTCCAAGGCGACGGGGGTCGAGCCGTACTTCGTCGGCAAGCCCAACCCGATGATGATGCGCTCCGCGCTCAACACGATCAACGCGCACTCCGAGACGACCGCGATGATCGGCGACCGGATGGACACCGACATCCTGTGCGGGCTGGAGGCCGGCCTGGAGACGATCCTGGTGCTGACCGGGATCAGCAGCCGCGCCGAGGCGGAGCGCTACCCGTACCGTCCGTCGCGGATCGTCAACTCCGTCGCCGACCTGGTCGACGAGGTCTGA
- the fabI gene encoding enoyl-ACP reductase FabI, with amino-acid sequence MSGLLAGKRLLVTGVITDASIAFSVAKLAQENGARVVLTGYGRLSLVERIARRLPEPAPVIELDVTNAEHLAGLADRVREHVDGLDGVVHSIGFAPQSCLGGGFLDAPWEDVATALQVSTYSYKSLAMAALPLMSAGGAVVGLTFDATKAWPVYDWMGVAKAGLESASRYLALHLGKQGIRSNLVAAGPLRTIAAKSIPGFDQFEDAWTERAPLGWSLTDQEPAARACLALLSDWFPATTGEIVHVDGGYHAIGA; translated from the coding sequence ATGTCCGGACTGCTCGCCGGTAAGCGGCTGCTGGTCACCGGCGTCATCACCGACGCCTCGATCGCCTTCTCGGTGGCGAAGCTCGCCCAGGAGAACGGGGCGCGGGTCGTGCTCACCGGCTACGGCCGGCTGTCCCTGGTCGAGCGGATCGCCAGGCGGCTGCCCGAGCCGGCCCCGGTGATCGAGCTGGACGTGACCAACGCCGAGCACCTCGCCGGGCTCGCCGACCGGGTCCGCGAGCACGTCGACGGCCTGGACGGGGTGGTGCACTCGATCGGCTTCGCCCCGCAGAGCTGCCTCGGCGGCGGCTTCCTCGACGCCCCCTGGGAGGACGTGGCGACCGCGTTGCAGGTCTCCACGTACTCCTACAAGTCCCTCGCGATGGCGGCGCTGCCGCTGATGTCGGCCGGTGGCGCGGTGGTCGGCCTGACCTTCGACGCGACCAAGGCGTGGCCGGTCTACGACTGGATGGGCGTGGCCAAGGCCGGGCTGGAGTCCGCCTCCCGCTACCTGGCGCTGCACCTGGGCAAGCAGGGCATCCGCAGCAACCTCGTCGCCGCCGGGCCGCTGCGCACCATCGCCGCCAAGTCGATCCCCGGCTTCGACCAGTTCGAGGACGCCTGGACCGAGCGCGCGCCGCTGGGCTGGAGCCTCACCGACCAGGAACCGGCCGCCCGGGCCTGCCTGGCCCTGCTCTCCGACTGGTTCCCGGCCACCACCGGCGAGATCGTCCACGTCGACGGCGGCTATCACGCCATCGGCGCCTGA
- a CDS encoding ferrochelatase, whose amino-acid sequence MAYDAVVLVSFGGPERPEDVMPFLQNVTRGRGVPPERLAEVAEHYQHFGGVSPINQQCRELLAAIREDFAANGIDLPVYWGNRNWHPMLADTLAQMRDDGVRHALAFVTSAFGGYSSCRQYQEDIAAARAAVGPDAPLVDKIRQFWDHPGFVEPHADAVRAALGQLDPAKRDSTRLVFTAHSVPNSMAASAGPHGGRYEAQLHEVARLVHAAAAPDLPWDLVWQSRSGPPQVPWLEPDVNDHLAALADNGTTSVVVSPIGFVSDHLEVVWDLDTEARQTARQVGLDFARAGTPGTDPRFVAMVRELVRERIEPDGVNLRRRLGELPMWDTCPTVCCVPARRPTAAASGQPAS is encoded by the coding sequence ATGGCGTACGACGCGGTGGTCCTGGTGTCCTTCGGCGGGCCGGAGCGGCCCGAGGACGTGATGCCGTTCCTGCAGAACGTGACCCGTGGGCGGGGCGTGCCCCCGGAGCGGCTGGCGGAGGTGGCCGAGCACTACCAGCACTTCGGCGGCGTCTCCCCGATCAACCAGCAGTGCCGGGAGCTGCTCGCGGCGATCCGGGAGGACTTCGCCGCCAACGGGATCGACCTGCCCGTCTACTGGGGCAACCGGAACTGGCACCCGATGCTCGCCGACACCCTGGCGCAGATGCGCGACGACGGCGTCCGGCACGCGCTGGCGTTCGTGACCAGCGCGTTCGGTGGCTACTCCTCCTGCCGGCAGTACCAGGAGGACATCGCCGCCGCCCGCGCGGCGGTCGGCCCGGACGCCCCGCTGGTCGACAAGATCCGCCAGTTCTGGGACCATCCGGGCTTCGTCGAGCCGCACGCCGACGCGGTGCGGGCGGCGCTGGGCCAGCTCGACCCGGCGAAGCGCGACAGCACCCGGCTGGTGTTCACCGCCCACTCGGTGCCGAACTCGATGGCCGCCAGCGCGGGCCCGCACGGCGGCCGGTACGAGGCGCAGCTCCACGAGGTCGCCCGGCTGGTCCACGCGGCGGCGGCCCCCGACCTGCCCTGGGACCTGGTCTGGCAGAGCCGCTCCGGCCCGCCGCAGGTGCCGTGGCTGGAGCCGGACGTCAACGACCACCTGGCCGCGCTGGCCGACAACGGCACCACCAGCGTGGTGGTCAGCCCGATCGGGTTCGTCTCCGACCACCTGGAGGTCGTGTGGGACCTGGACACCGAGGCGCGGCAGACGGCCAGGCAGGTCGGCCTCGACTTCGCCCGCGCCGGCACCCCGGGCACCGACCCCCGGTTCGTGGCGATGGTCCGCGAGCTGGTGCGGGAGCGGATCGAGCCGGACGGGGTGAACCTGCGCCGCCGCCTCGGCGAGCTGCCGATGTGGGACACCTGCCCGACGGTGTGCTGTGTCCCCGCCCGCCGCCCCACCGCCGCCGCCTCCGGGCAGCCCGCCTCCTGA